Proteins encoded by one window of Nostoc sp. PCC 7120 = FACHB-418:
- a CDS encoding NB-ARC domain-containing protein — translation MTVEEAIALVEQLLSGTRLTKVQEIVFRQCWAGQTYSDIALESDYDLGYIKDVGSELWRSLSQALGEKVTKKNLYTVLKRAAKQNSINPSSSLQLPSLANYTDWGEAIDVSQFYGRTHDLATLSRWVLQDNCRVVSLLGMGGIGKTALSVKLAQQLQGQFEYVIWRSLRHAPSFSDKLTECIKILSNQQVTTLPASSHEQITYLIEYLRKSRCLLILDNFDTLLQDGKRAGSYRQGYEPYGELLWRLGETQHQSCVLITSREKPAQIAALEGDGLPVRTLALSGLEVAAGQTILTLKGLSGSEDQTRQLVECYGGNPLALKIAATSIRDLHEGSIANFLSEGTTVFQGIGHLLEDQFQRLSTLEQQLMYWLAINREKVSSTKLQTAFTSPLSKPKLIETLESLRWRSLIESNTGQFTQQPVVMEYVTDSLVEQVCQEIITESPQYLLTHALMQVQAKDYIRDSQINLIVCPILKQLQITLGSVHQLDLKLGRLIRKLQSKVIETVGYGGGNLLNLLAQLDTDLTGYDFSGLDMRECDLRTVNLHAVNFTQTTFRDCVFAATFGGITSVAFSRDGCQLATSDTSGVINIWDVNNGKQLFNCQEHNSWIWDVAFSSVAPVLASCGQDHTIKLWNTTTGECFNTLHGHTSIVTSVAFSPEGKLLASSSYDHSVKVWDLDTGECLQTFLGHDACVWSVVFHPVGQILATAGEDNTIKLWELQSGCCLKTLQGHQHWVKTIAFNSGGRILASGSFDQNVKLWDIHTGKCVMTLQGHTGVVTSVAFNPKDNLLLSGSYDQSVKVWDRKTGRCLDTLKKHTNRIWSVAFHPQGHLFVSGGDDHAAKIWELGTGQCIKTFQGHSNATYTIAHNWEHSLLASGHEDQTIKLWDLNLHSPHKSNVNTHPFRILQGHSNRVFSVVFSSTGQLLASGSADRTIKLWSPHTGQCLHTLHGHGSWVWAIAFSLDDKLLASGSYDHTVKIWDVSSGQCLQTLQGHPGSVLAVAFSCDGKTLFSSGYEKLVKQWDVETGYCLQTWEADSNRVWAVAVSRDNQYLATGGDDSVVRLWDIGKGVCVRTFSGHTSQVICILFTKDGRRMISSSSDRTIKIWNVSTGECLATLQAHDHWVWSLYLTPDEKTLLSSSWDETIKCWNISTGECWQTLRPARPYEGMIINEVVGLSQAQIATLKALGALEVN, via the coding sequence ATGACGGTTGAAGAAGCGATCGCTCTAGTCGAGCAATTATTATCAGGAACACGCTTAACAAAAGTTCAAGAGATTGTGTTTCGCCAGTGTTGGGCAGGGCAAACGTACTCAGACATTGCTTTAGAGTCAGATTACGACCTTGGTTATATCAAAGATGTTGGCTCAGAACTGTGGAGATCGCTGTCTCAAGCTTTAGGTGAAAAAGTCACAAAAAAGAATTTATACACAGTTCTCAAGCGAGCTGCTAAACAAAATAGCATTAATCCATCCTCATCCTTACAGTTGCCCTCTTTGGCAAACTACACAGACTGGGGAGAAGCAATTGACGTTTCCCAGTTTTACGGACGTACTCATGACTTAGCAACCCTGAGTCGATGGGTTTTACAAGATAACTGTCGTGTAGTCTCGCTGCTAGGAATGGGAGGTATAGGTAAAACTGCACTCTCGGTGAAGCTAGCACAACAGTTACAAGGACAATTCGAGTATGTGATTTGGCGATCGCTACGCCACGCACCTTCTTTTAGTGACAAGCTGACCGAATGTATCAAAATTCTGTCTAATCAACAAGTTACAACATTACCTGCTTCCTCTCATGAACAAATTACTTATTTAATCGAATATCTGCGTAAATCTCGCTGCTTGCTAATTCTGGACAATTTTGACACCCTATTGCAGGACGGTAAACGGGCAGGTAGTTACCGTCAGGGCTATGAACCTTATGGTGAACTGTTGTGGCGCTTAGGAGAAACGCAACATCAAAGCTGTGTCCTGATTACCAGTCGGGAAAAACCTGCCCAAATTGCCGCCCTTGAAGGAGACGGTTTACCAGTTCGGACTTTGGCTTTATCAGGGTTAGAAGTCGCAGCCGGGCAAACAATTTTGACACTCAAAGGGCTATCAGGTTCCGAAGACCAAACTCGTCAATTAGTTGAGTGTTACGGTGGTAATCCACTGGCGTTGAAAATCGCTGCTACTTCAATTCGGGATTTGCATGAAGGTAGCATTGCTAATTTCTTAAGCGAAGGTACGACAGTTTTTCAAGGCATAGGTCATCTTCTAGAGGATCAATTCCAGCGACTGTCTACATTGGAACAACAACTAATGTATTGGTTAGCAATTAATAGAGAGAAAGTCTCTTCAACCAAATTACAAACAGCCTTTACATCTCCATTGTCTAAGCCCAAGTTAATCGAAACCCTAGAGTCATTACGCTGGCGTAGCTTGATAGAAAGCAATACTGGGCAGTTCACACAGCAACCTGTGGTGATGGAATATGTTACAGACAGTTTGGTTGAGCAAGTTTGTCAGGAAATAATCACCGAATCACCACAATACCTGCTCACCCATGCTTTGATGCAAGTCCAAGCAAAGGATTACATCCGCGATAGTCAAATTAATCTGATTGTCTGCCCTATTCTCAAGCAATTACAAATAACACTTGGTTCTGTTCATCAACTAGATCTGAAACTGGGTAGATTGATTAGAAAGTTGCAAAGTAAAGTTATAGAAACAGTGGGGTATGGTGGCGGTAATTTATTAAATTTATTAGCACAATTAGACACTGATTTAACTGGGTATGACTTTTCTGGTCTAGATATGCGCGAGTGTGATTTACGCACAGTAAACTTACACGCAGTCAACTTTACACAAACAACTTTTCGAGATTGTGTTTTTGCTGCTACCTTTGGTGGAATAACTAGCGTCGCTTTTAGTCGAGATGGATGTCAACTAGCTACCAGTGATACCAGTGGCGTAATTAATATTTGGGACGTTAACAATGGTAAACAGTTATTCAATTGTCAAGAACATAATAGTTGGATTTGGGATGTTGCTTTTAGCTCTGTAGCACCAGTTTTAGCTAGTTGCGGTCAGGATCATACAATCAAACTTTGGAACACAACTACTGGAGAATGCTTCAATACACTACATGGACACACTAGCATTGTCACATCAGTAGCTTTTAGCCCTGAAGGAAAACTGCTGGCTAGTAGCAGCTATGACCATAGCGTGAAGGTTTGGGATTTAGATACAGGCGAATGTCTACAAACTTTCTTAGGACATGATGCTTGCGTTTGGAGTGTAGTTTTTCATCCCGTAGGACAAATTTTAGCCACGGCTGGTGAAGATAACACAATCAAGTTATGGGAATTACAAAGTGGATGCTGTCTAAAAACTCTCCAAGGACATCAACACTGGGTAAAAACAATTGCTTTCAATTCGGGTGGGCGAATATTAGCCAGTGGCAGTTTTGATCAAAATGTCAAACTATGGGATATACATACTGGAAAGTGTGTGATGACATTACAGGGACACACAGGAGTTGTTACCTCAGTCGCATTCAACCCCAAAGATAATTTACTTCTCAGTGGTAGTTATGACCAAAGCGTGAAGGTTTGGGATAGAAAAACTGGCAGATGTTTAGATACGCTCAAAAAGCATACAAATCGGATTTGGTCAGTGGCTTTTCACCCCCAAGGGCATTTATTTGTCAGTGGTGGTGATGATCATGCAGCTAAGATTTGGGAGTTAGGAACTGGACAATGTATCAAAACCTTTCAAGGGCATAGCAATGCGACTTATACAATTGCTCATAACTGGGAACATAGTTTACTTGCAAGTGGGCATGAAGACCAAACAATCAAACTTTGGGATCTTAATCTTCATTCCCCGCACAAATCGAATGTAAATACTCACCCTTTTCGCATACTACAAGGACACAGCAATCGTGTCTTTTCTGTAGTCTTCAGTTCAACAGGACAATTGCTTGCTAGTGGCAGTGCAGACCGTACTATTAAACTGTGGAGTCCGCATACAGGGCAATGTTTACACACTTTACATGGTCATGGTAGTTGGGTGTGGGCAATTGCTTTTAGCCTTGATGATAAATTACTCGCTTCTGGTAGCTATGACCATACAGTGAAGATATGGGATGTATCTTCTGGGCAATGTTTGCAAACTTTACAAGGACATCCGGGTTCTGTCCTGGCAGTTGCTTTTAGCTGTGATGGCAAAACTCTCTTCAGTAGTGGTTATGAAAAGCTAGTTAAACAGTGGGATGTGGAAACAGGTTATTGCCTTCAGACTTGGGAAGCAGATTCTAACCGAGTTTGGGCAGTTGCTGTGAGTAGGGATAATCAATATCTTGCTACTGGTGGTGATGACTCGGTGGTGCGGTTGTGGGATATTGGCAAAGGGGTTTGTGTGCGTACATTCTCTGGTCATACTAGCCAGGTCATCTGTATTTTGTTCACCAAAGATGGCAGACGCATGATTAGCAGTAGTAGCGATCGCACCATCAAAATTTGGAATGTCTCTACAGGAGAGTGCCTTGCTACGCTACAAGCTCATGACCATTGGGTTTGGTCACTCTACCTAACCCCGGACGAGAAAACTTTGCTTAGTAGCAGTTGGGATGAAACCATCAAATGTTGGAATATTTCTACAGGAGAGTGCTGGCAAACATTGAGGCCAGCCCGTCCATACGAAGGCATGATTATTAATGAGGTGGTAGGACTGAGCCAAGCCCAAATCGCCACTTTAAAAGCGTTGGGGGCTTTAGAAGTGAACTGA